The proteins below are encoded in one region of bacterium:
- a CDS encoding type II secretion system F family protein, which translates to MPNYAYVFKDADGARHEDNVRASSYEAAVDLLRRRGAAQIVSVREIRGGLAVDEMTVGEQVALAIYRWRTRVPLGTLVFFTRQLSTMFSAGLTIEKSISNLMTEERNYRFKKILVQVSTDLKKGYSLSEALAKHPGVFSNLYVALVHAGEVSGNLHMILQQLSDYLESVADTHRKVISALSYPVFSVIFLTGVITFLMVVVVPMFKDVYDKFGAQLPFATRVLMNMSQLIVNNAVVAFLIAAAALTSLWILTKTRRGGLAWDSLKLQFPIFGGLLMSALMDKFARTFGILIGSGVPVLESLNHSIRVVENRVIANGLRQAGTLIKDGFAISVALRKTAVVPPIVVQLVATGEETGEINRLLEKVADFYSKQVDATIGRLTALIEPLLIIMIGGVIGIILISIYLPVFMLGRAVQSGA; encoded by the coding sequence ATGCCGAATTACGCGTACGTATTCAAGGATGCCGACGGAGCACGGCACGAGGACAACGTCCGAGCCTCGAGCTACGAGGCGGCGGTGGATCTCCTGCGCCGGCGGGGAGCCGCCCAGATCGTCTCGGTGCGGGAGATTCGCGGCGGATTGGCCGTAGACGAGATGACGGTCGGGGAACAGGTCGCCCTGGCGATTTACCGCTGGCGAACCCGCGTTCCCCTGGGCACGTTGGTGTTCTTCACCCGCCAACTTTCCACGATGTTCTCGGCCGGACTCACGATCGAGAAGTCCATTTCCAATCTGATGACGGAGGAGCGGAACTACCGGTTCAAGAAGATTCTTGTCCAGGTTTCCACGGACCTCAAAAAAGGCTATTCGCTTTCCGAGGCTTTGGCCAAGCATCCCGGAGTGTTCTCCAATCTGTACGTGGCGCTGGTGCACGCGGGCGAGGTGTCGGGAAACCTGCACATGATTTTGCAGCAGCTCTCCGATTATCTGGAATCGGTGGCCGACACTCATCGCAAGGTGATTTCCGCTCTCAGCTATCCGGTGTTTTCGGTGATTTTCCTCACCGGCGTGATCACCTTCCTGATGGTAGTGGTGGTGCCGATGTTCAAGGACGTGTATGACAAGTTCGGCGCTCAGTTGCCGTTTGCCACGCGCGTTCTTATGAACATGTCTCAATTGATCGTGAACAATGCGGTGGTGGCATTCCTGATCGCGGCGGCCGCGTTGACGAGTCTGTGGATCCTGACCAAGACCCGGCGGGGCGGTCTGGCCTGGGACTCGCTCAAGCTGCAGTTTCCGATTTTCGGCGGGCTGCTGATGAGCGCGCTGATGGACAAGTTCGCGCGGACGTTCGGAATTCTGATCGGTTCGGGCGTTCCGGTGCTCGAATCGCTGAATCACTCGATTCGAGTGGTCGAAAACCGGGTCATCGCCAATGGCCTCCGGCAGGCGGGAACGCTGATCAAGGACGGATTCGCGATTTCGGTCGCGCTGCGCAAGACGGCGGTGGTTCCGCCGATTGTCGTACAGCTGGTGGCCACCGGCGAAGAGACCGGAGAAATCAACCGGCTCTTGGAAAAGGTGGCGGACTTCTACTCGAAGCAGGTGGACGCGACCATCGGCCGTCTTACCGCGCTCATCGAACCGCTGCTGATTATCATGATCGGCGGCGTGATCGGCATCATTCTGATTTCGATCTACCTTCCCGTGTTCATGTTGGGTCGCGCCGTTCAGTCGGGAGCCTGA
- a CDS encoding T9SS type A sorting domain-containing protein, translating into MDLHPRDSTDTTSFQFNPWDYWGYYYTYDSLEYGETYVHRTYEGLDTYFAYTLNRDFPACREMVMAIGPAVVGDTHFVITSTLHWFTQALAASEPREQRPAERIAVYPNPFVEGFTYAGPRSRYRIFNILGQTVSEGCVDGLTRINLNSAPSGAYFLLLDDVGQQSLITVRKAR; encoded by the coding sequence ATGGACCTCCATCCCCGCGACTCCACGGATACGACTTCTTTTCAATTCAATCCCTGGGACTATTGGGGATACTATTATACGTACGACTCATTGGAATATGGGGAGACATACGTCCATCGCACCTATGAGGGTTTGGATACCTATTTTGCGTACACGCTCAATCGCGACTTCCCGGCTTGCCGCGAAATGGTGATGGCCATAGGCCCTGCTGTGGTCGGCGATACCCATTTCGTTATCACTTCGACGTTGCATTGGTTTACGCAGGCGTTGGCCGCGAGTGAGCCGCGCGAGCAGCGTCCTGCCGAGCGCATAGCTGTTTACCCCAACCCGTTTGTGGAAGGCTTCACATATGCCGGTCCACGATCTCGGTATCGGATTTTCAATATTCTCGGGCAAACCGTCAGCGAAGGTTGTGTGGACGGCCTGACTCGAATCAACCTGAACTCCGCACCGTCGGGCGCCTATTTTCTTCTTCTCGACGACGTCGGCCAACAATCACTCATTACGGTGCGAAAAGCACGATAG